A stretch of Dehalococcoidia bacterium DNA encodes these proteins:
- a CDS encoding dihydroorotate dehydrogenase electron transfer subunit, which translates to MTEGLPPKQNVVGAVISNQQVAENLRLMWVDAPGVAERARVGQFAMLRCAAGPGDWDPILRRPMTFCRFGRDMKHRDSLSATSVSFLYNVVGRGTAWLARRAPGEPLDIVGPLGNGFLVPRDARRLLCVAGGIGVAPFVSLADEMATQGAEMVILYGAASARHIYAPEELPRGVQLVLATDDGSRGHKGFVTDLVHEYAGWADLVLACGPIGMFRTLARLTREHPVRAPVQALLESHMGCGMGVCWGCPVETVGGYKRVCTTGPRFDLGELVFDRDPWMAGRG; encoded by the coding sequence ATGACCGAAGGGCTGCCGCCCAAGCAAAATGTAGTCGGCGCCGTCATCTCCAATCAGCAGGTGGCGGAGAACCTGCGCCTCATGTGGGTGGACGCCCCCGGCGTGGCGGAGCGGGCGCGGGTGGGCCAGTTCGCCATGCTCCGGTGCGCCGCGGGCCCCGGCGATTGGGACCCGATTCTGCGCCGGCCCATGACATTCTGCCGTTTTGGGCGGGATATGAAGCACAGGGACAGCCTGTCCGCCACGTCCGTGTCTTTCCTCTACAATGTGGTCGGGCGCGGCACGGCCTGGCTGGCCCGGCGCGCACCCGGCGAGCCGCTGGACATAGTCGGCCCGCTGGGCAACGGCTTCCTTGTGCCGCGCGACGCCAGGCGCCTGCTGTGCGTCGCGGGGGGCATCGGCGTCGCGCCGTTCGTCTCCCTCGCGGACGAGATGGCGACTCAAGGGGCCGAAATGGTCATCCTGTATGGCGCCGCGTCCGCGCGTCACATCTACGCGCCGGAGGAGCTGCCTCGGGGTGTGCAGCTCGTCCTGGCGACGGACGACGGCTCGCGGGGGCACAAGGGCTTCGTGACCGACCTGGTCCACGAGTACGCGGGCTGGGCCGACCTCGTCCTGGCGTGCGGGCCAATCGGCATGTTCCGCACGCTGGCTCGGCTGACCAGGGAGCACCCGGTGCGCGCACCCGTCCAGGCGCTCCTGGAGTCCCACATGGGCTGCGGCATGGGCGTCTGCTGGGGCTGCCCCGTGGAGACCGTGGGGGGCTACAAGCGGGTTTGCACCACAGGCCCGCGCTTTGATCTGGGGGAGCTGGTGTTTGACCGCGACCCGTGGATGGCGGGCAGGGGATAA
- a CDS encoding PaaI family thioesterase has product MNGYRPDWAEREMLLMNDAPYARHLGIRITDVAEGYAKVIMSTIAPYFGNRFGIIHGGGICSLIDVAASMAVRSTVLPGQRTATIGLSVDFMAGAKGKQVVAEGHVTRRGATLGFVDVMVRDEDGTPVAKGGGTFMIFRMDEGTRTD; this is encoded by the coding sequence ATGAACGGATATCGACCGGACTGGGCGGAGCGGGAGATGCTGCTGATGAACGACGCGCCCTACGCGCGCCACCTAGGCATTCGTATCACGGATGTCGCGGAGGGGTATGCAAAGGTTATCATGTCCACCATCGCTCCGTATTTTGGCAACCGCTTCGGCATTATCCACGGAGGTGGCATCTGCTCGTTGATAGACGTGGCGGCGTCAATGGCGGTGCGCTCCACCGTGCTTCCCGGCCAGCGCACGGCCACTATCGGCCTGTCGGTGGACTTCATGGCGGGGGCAAAGGGCAAGCAGGTCGTGGCGGAGGGACACGTGACGCGCAGGGGCGCGACCCTCGGATTCGTGGATGTGATGGTGCGGGATGAGGACGGCACGCCGGTGGCGAAGGGCGGAGGCACCTTTATGATCTTTCGCATGGACGAGGGGACGCGCACGGACTAG
- a CDS encoding secondary thiamine-phosphate synthase enzyme YjbQ: MVVTRRLNVQTKGASDIIDITPDVQREVQAAGLKAGTATVFVQHTTAAVTVIEHEPGLLLDTRALWERLVPGDTPYKHNVHDDNGHAHLRAALQGPSLVVPFVDGKLALGRWQRIVLLDFDTRPRSRELVVQVMGE; this comes from the coding sequence ATGGTCGTCACACGGCGTCTGAACGTACAGACCAAGGGCGCAAGCGATATAATAGACATAACCCCCGACGTGCAGCGAGAGGTACAGGCGGCGGGGCTGAAGGCGGGCACGGCGACGGTCTTCGTGCAGCACACCACGGCGGCGGTCACGGTTATCGAGCACGAGCCGGGGCTGCTGCTGGACACCCGCGCGCTGTGGGAACGCCTTGTCCCCGGTGATACGCCCTACAAACACAACGTCCACGACGACAACGGTCACGCGCACCTGCGCGCCGCCCTGCAGGGGCCGTCCTTGGTGGTCCCCTTCGTGGACGGCAAGCTGGCCCTGGGCAGATGGCAGCGCATCGTGCTCCTGGACTTCGATACGCGCCCCCGCTCGCGCGAGCTGGTCGTCCAGGTCATGGGGGAGTAG